One Gossypium arboreum isolate Shixiya-1 chromosome 13, ASM2569848v2, whole genome shotgun sequence genomic window, caatatgtttaaatatatatattttaaatatcaactaattttttatatatttttctttatatataatttttatacattaatatttttcatattaaaatctaatattataaatataattatttcaaatatcattatttttagtaaatataattttatatgtgaaatattttttCGCTTAAATTATGGGTATGATAAATTCTAATATTATAATATCAAATATAATTTCACTTGCATATTGGGCATGGTAAAttctaatattataatataattatttcaaatatcattatttttatatgcTAAATATTCTAAAtacacatataaaaatatataatactaaaatttgtCACACCTATGATATGGttggaaaaataaatatttgacatataaaaattatataaaaaaatatataaaaatagttgatatttttaaaaataaaatatagttaaattaatgatatatataattattttagttatataattacatatttattattttgtctatataaataagttattaattaaagataaaataaaaataaagcaaaaaacttaaaactttgttaattaaaaattgaaaataacatGCTTATTAAtgaaaaacattaattaaaaaaacttcaaataatatttatttgaaaaGGAAATCCCAAATGCTTAGAACTATAGGTTTGGATTATATCTATTCTTTTTGACATAATGCCTAGAATTATTTATTGTTTCTTCCCAattcataaataggaggataatgtgatTTATCGCACTTGAATTTACGTTTTTCTGCATTGACAATAATATTCATACCAATTGGCTTAAAATTCAATTGgcagttttattattattgttagaggaataaaaaaagatatttttttaaatatttgaaaaatCATCCACCGAGTACAaaaaagagaaagagagagatTTCAAGACAATTCAAAGCCCTAAATTCAAACAATAATTGGGGCTAACCTATTTATTTGGACCGCAGCCCATTGATCAATACCCAACATCACTGAAACAAATCCCATAATCCCAATCTCACTAAATAAAAAGCCGTTCAAAACCCTAACTCTTCTTTTCATTTTCGTATCCCATCGGTCGCGGCGCCTCTTCCATTTCACCACCACCACCATCGTCACCAAGCTTTACCAATGGTCTGCTTCAAGAACTCTTCTTTGTCTTGAAAACAACAAgaagttttaatttattttttgtttgttttgtctTTGCATTAACAGGGGATCGATTTAGTCGCAGGAGGTAAGAGCAAGAAGACCAAAAGGACTGCTCCCAAATCCGATGATATTTACCTCAAACTTCTCGTCAAGGTACCACCTTTGTTTTCATTTCCTGCATAAAATTGTCGTATTTTGTTTCTGTTTTGAATAAATGATCTGATTTTTGTCTTGGGTTATAGCTTTACCGTTTTCTTGTAAGAAGAACTGGGAGCAAATTCAATGCTGTAATATTGAAACGCTTGTTTATGAGCAAAGTTAACAAGCCTCCGCTATCTCTCTCTAGGCTTATTGAGTTCATGAAAGGAaaggtattttatttctttatattgTGAATTTTTATGGGTTTTTTGTTTAGGATCTTTATATTGTTACTTGTTTCTGATTTAATCCATATATATGTTGTAGGAGGAAAAGATTGCTGTGGTAGTGGGGACTGTGACAGATGATATAAGGGTTTATGACGTTCCAGCTTTGAAGGTTACAGCTCTTAGGTTTACTGAGACTGCTAGAGCTAGGATTGAGAAGGCTGGTGGAGAATGTTTAACTTTTGACCAACTTGCTTTGAGGGCTCCTTTAGGTCAGAACACGGTATGCATTTCTTCCAACAATTGTTAACCTTTGGTACATTTTTTTCCTGGTTCAAATTAtgtatttttgttaatttttgttcTCGTTTGAGTTCTGTTTTTATCAAATTCAAATTTCTGCTTATGGTACTTTCATGCTACACTTGAAAGCACTGATGTCTAGAGAACATAATATGCCAAAACTTAGATCTTTGCAATGTAAATTTAATGTGAAAGTTAGATTTGAGGATATTGAATGCTCTGATggatatatatgattatgttaaTTTACTTGTTTTACGCATTTATTTGATTCTATAGCAAACTTATTCCTTCATTCGAAAGGTAACTGTATATAGTTGAAGTTTTCTCCTCCTTTACGAACATAGAAATCTATGCAGTATGCACCATTTTGACTTGAATTCTAGAAATGAAATATGTTCTGCTGTGTGATTTTCTAGCCTGtcaaattatttttcatttaattttgaaTGGGAAGTGAAGCCTGTTAGTGTTGCTTACCTTAAAGTCGGATTTTCTGCATTCTTCCGTGAATCATTTTTTCTTCTGAAAGAAGTAAATGTTGTGTATGGCTTTCTTAAGATGTACTTTGGGTTGAATTGCAGGTTCTCCTCAGAGGTCCGAAGAATGCACGTGAAGCAGTCAAACACTTTGGGCCGGCTCCTGGTGTGCCTCACAGCCACACTAAGCCATATGTGCGCTCAAGGGGCCGGAAGTTTGAGAGGGCCAGAGGACGAAGGAACAGcaaggggtttagggtttaagatgaCTTCAGTGTTTGTTCTGAGGCTTGTTTTTCATTTATTACTGCAAACAAAATTTTGCTATGCATTAGGTTTCTCTGGCATTTGTTTACTTCATGTTGGATTTTGTTTACTTATGGAGTAGTTTTCTGGTTGACATTGACATTATTAATTGAGAGTGTAGTTAAGTTAATCTAGTCTGCCTGTTTACAACCATCTGTAAGGTTGATACATGTTAGAAAAGGTAGCATGTTTCAATAAATGTTGCTATGATTAAAAATGATTGTAACATCTAATAACATTCAAAACGATCAAGTTAGGAGAGTCTGGCATTTGCACGAAATAGGTAGAGTTATCCACAGACATCTCCGACGGAAACAGAATATGTTTTGGAAGGAAACAGAATGTCTTGGATTCTTTTACAATTAAATACGATAATGAGTGGAGGGAAATATGATCAGGGTTCCATAAAAGTACCTAGAAAAGTGGAGACATGGGAGGGAAATTTAGAGAAAtatgtcaattttaaaaaatatttagggTTGAGTGTCACGTGGTAAAAGAGCGCCTGCAattgatttattttaatatatttatagacACTAATTGTTGGATAATTATATTAACCGATGGATTGTCAACTCTCAAcgactaattaaaaaaaatttcaacggTAAGTTTTTCTacacttttatttttttcattcaatCTTATTCATCTTTCTTTCAACTCTCAATTCTTTTATTCTTAATTTTCTATTCTAATATTTCAAATTTCTCTCAAATTTTTTTCTCTCAATTTTCTATCTTAACCTTttgtaatttttagattttattcgattttcatcattttaaatattttaaaaatatcaatgcCTCTAATTTGTTTGAATCACAAACACATTTGGGTGTCCaaagaaaatattattatatattttttattttaattaatatcattattaagttgttaatattattattttttaattttttatgtttatataattaGGACAAagattgaattattgaaatatatatacacaatttaagtGCAAGAGCACTACATGTCATTGAAGAGTATTTGGAGGAGGCGAGATTCTTATACGTGTCCCATATACTCGGGGGGACTAAATTGAGGCCCGCACTTATCAGTGCTTTGCTAGAAAGATGGAGATCTAAGATACACACATTCCATCTTCTGTGCGATGAGTGTACGATTACACTCGATGCTGTGGCATTACAATTCAGTCTACTGGTTGATGAGCCCGTCATTACGGGGTAGTGTGCATTGGTGATTGGAGTGCAAGTTATCACCGACTATTAGGCAATGTGCCATACAAGTTTAGTGGTAATTGAATAGATATTAAATGGCTAAAAGATAATTTTTCATGTCTCGACAACTTTTCTAGTGCAGTTGAAAGACAACAATATGCTCGAGTAATCATACTGAGGTTAATTGGGGGTCTTCTAATACTAGAGAAATCTTGAAATCTGATACATTTAAAGTGACTCCTATAACTAATCAACCTAAAAGAAGTTGAATGACTCAGTTGGGGATCAACCGTCACCCTCTCTCTTGCCACATCACCCAAGCTTCCTCTCTCTCCTATCATGTCACCCGAAAACACTTTGTGCAAGGAGTGTTTTTGTCACCTGTTTCAAAATCGTCCTATTTCTCTAAATTTCAAACAAAATGACCTATAATCCTTCCCATTTGTTCCAAAATCGATCTATTATCCTAAATTTCAAATGAAATAGTCTAAAACCCTAAATATTTTCTTAAAACTGTGAGGAGGAATTGGAAAAGTGAAAAATAATGAGTGTATTTAGTAAAGAAGGAAAGCgagaaaagaaagtaagagaGTTATATGAAAATGGAATAATGAGAGGCATAAAAATAAGTGGAGCTTGGTTAAGGGGCAACTTGTTTCCTTCTTTTTCAAGTTAATGCGTCAACCAGTATTTAAAGCTAAAGCCAAGCGGGTCTCATTTAGTATACATTATATGAAGAAATTGTAAGTTTGCATAAGCTGAttgtttttcttcttccttgtgtTGTCGCTTGAGTTTCAGTTCAACTAAATTGAGCTGAGTGAGAGAATAGTTTACCATTCACCCGCAATTACGTTATTTAATACAGGTATGGAGGACCCTTTGTCATCAATAATCGATGGTTGCATGCATTCAATCGTTTAAAGTTTAAGATAGATGCTCATGGAACATTGGTCTTTCACAGATATTTGATCTACCTagctaattaatatatatatatatatatattcaaaaggCAATAAACTACCGAACTCCTAATGTGTGTTCTTTACAACTCAACATTACCTATTTCAGATTGTGATACCTCAGCTTCAAGGGATATAGTCTTTGGTACCAAAAAACCTTACTCATCATATTGCAGTTTGCCAGAATGACTGAGAGGCCTACACCTTGTCCCCAATAGAATCTTTTTCTTGCAAAGTTCTGATTGTTCCTCGCCTTCCATCGTCTTCATCGCTGTTCTATATCGAAACCTAGGCAAGTCATTGGAATCCTCTGTTTCAACCTCATTGTGGCCTTCCCCTTCGTCCAGTTCCATGTCTATCATTTTTCTTCTGTATGTCGGCTGTGAGTTTGGACACTCATTGACTCTGGGTTCCGCCTTTTCTCCATTTTCAGACCCTGTTACAGCAGCAGCCATCGTCTTCATCGACTTAAACGTTCGACGGCTGGTCGCTGTTCTATTTCGAAACCTAGTCAAGTCATTGGAATCCTCTGTTTCAACCACATTGTGGACTTTCCCTTTGTCCAGTTCCATGTCTATCCTTTTGCTTCTGTATGTCCGCCGTGAGTTTGGCCACTCATTGACTCTGGGTTTTGCCTTTTCTCCATTTTCAGACCCTGTTGCAGCAGCAGCCATTGGTTGAACCCCATCATTCAACTTGCACGCTTCATTGATTTTCACTTCGGTTTTCTTAGATCCCACGTCGAGGTTTTGAATCATAATCTTCAACTTCTTCATCTCCTCCTCAATTTTATCCTTGGAATTCTTCCTCTCCAAGGCATTGGCAAACATGGACCCAACTTTTTTCACCAAACTCTTTTTCGATTTAATCAAAGGTTTCTTCTGGTTATCGCCACCATTTTCATCAATTTCTCCTGGAGATTGATTTTTTCTTTTCATAGCCTTAGCCAACACCGCCGGAATCTTGATTCTTATGGTAACATATGAGGGATTATTTGATAGACCCGAAACTCCAtctttttcatgaatttttcctgaCATTTTTTGTTTTGGCTATCGAGAGAAGATGATCATCGAGAGCCATGTTTTTAGTTATAGGGGATATCGATTTAAGCAGTAATTAGAGAAGGAAAAGACTTTGAGTTGCATGAGAAGTACGACAAACGAAGGAAACATGATGACTCTGAGAAGAGTTTATTTCCTACGTAACCTCAAACATTACAAAGATagcttataataatatttattaattgcCCTACAAGCAAACGGCGGAGCCTCCAGGGTTCATAGCCCCAAGGTTTAAAATGTCctttgtaataaaaataaatggaaGATTTTATTGAAGAAGatgatttattttattatgatatttttgttaaataattatttaatattttatttaaaataatattttataagtaatataataatatataaaaagaaaagaaaagaaaacatatttttactttctttttcttCATATTGCCTAgcaagaaaggaagaaaaaatatTTCTTATCATTTTCCTCCAAATTTTAACTATATGGTatatttttcttcaaatttttcataaattttgaatCTTTGAagcttgttttatatatatatatatatatgtaccaaTAGTTTTTTTATCAAGTGTATTAAAAGTTGCCATTGAAGGATATTGATGGAAGCTTATAAAATTAAGTGAAATGAGTATGTTTTTGAATGGAAAATGAGTAGGAGACCGTTTCTAACTTGTTAGAAGGTAAAAACAAAgcaaaaatagcaaaataatgTTATAAGTTTCGGCCAAATTGAAGGGAAGGAAGAAAATTTGGTCACTTTGTTTAAAATTATGTCGAATGATAGCTTGTAGAGGAGTGAGTATTCTGGTGAAAATGGAATAAAAATGGTTAACTGAGTCTAAAGTTATGTGAATTTCAGATTAGGAAACTGTAAAAAATATACTTGATTTTTGATTATCATGA contains:
- the LOC108461624 gene encoding 60S ribosomal protein L18-2-like; this translates as MGIDLVAGGKSKKTKRTAPKSDDIYLKLLVKLYRFLVRRTGSKFNAVILKRLFMSKVNKPPLSLSRLIEFMKGKEEKIAVVVGTVTDDIRVYDVPALKVTALRFTETARARIEKAGGECLTFDQLALRAPLGQNTVLLRGPKNAREAVKHFGPAPGVPHSHTKPYVRSRGRKFERARGRRNSKGFRV